Proteins found in one Triticum urartu cultivar G1812 chromosome 4, Tu2.1, whole genome shotgun sequence genomic segment:
- the LOC125550927 gene encoding transcription termination factor MTERF9, chloroplastic-like: MLQLQMHPLLLPCAGPHPTTATLSYSLHRRLALSASTTPFSTEEYLIVTCGLTRAQALKASKKLCHLKSASNPDAVLALLSGVGLSRPDIAAVVAADPLLLRSRVDNVAPRLSALRDRLGLSAPEIASFLLVGATALRSCDITPKLEFWIPFFGSFGKLLQTMKRNRSILTTDLEKVAKPNIALLEQCGLSVCDIVKLSTPCSRLLVFNPERVKAFVLRAEKLGVPRSSYIFKYAVGVACSITEDKVAARMEFLRSTLGCSMDKVRVAVRNKPHILGISEEKLRLKIEFMVNEVGLDPEYIVERPMLFTYSLEKRMKPRYYVAKILQAKGLMKKSVGFRRLVGYGEDNFIATYMDSHQDTVPGLADAYAAARAGEMLLMSSFESRH; this comes from the coding sequence atgctcCAGCTCCAGATGCACCCTCTCCTGCTGCCCTGCGCCGGCCCCCACCCTACCACGGCCACGCTCTCCTACTCTCTCCACCGCCGCCTCGCTCTCTCCGCCTCCACCACCCCATTCTCAACGGAGGAGTACCTCATCGTCACCTGCGGTCTCACCCGAGCCCAGGCGCTCAAGGCGTCCAAGAAGCTCTGCCACCTCAAGTCCGCCTCCAACCCAGACGCCGTGCTCGCCCTCCTCTCCGGCGTTGGCCTCTCCCGCCCCGACATCGCCGCCGTCGTCGCAGCCGACCCGCTGCTCCTCCGCTCCAGGGTGGACAACGTCGCCCCCCGCCTCTCTGCCCTCCGCGACCGCCTCGGCCTCTCGGCGCCCGAGATCGCCAGCTTCCTCCTGGTGGGCGCCACGGCCCTCCGGTCATGCGACATCACTCCCAAGCTCGAGTTCTGGATCCCCTTCTTTGGCTCCTTCGGCAAGCTCCTCCAGACCATGAAGAGGAACAGGTCCATCCTGACCACCGATCTGGAGAAGGTCGCCAAGCCCAACATAGCGCTGCTGGAGCAGTGCGGGCTAAGTGTTTGTGATATTGTCAAGCTGTCGACGCCCTGCTCTAGGCTGCTGGTGTTCAACCCAGAGCGGGTGAAGGCGTTTGTGCTGCGCGCCGAGAAGCTTGGCGTGCCCCGCTCCTCGTACATATTCAAGTACGCGGTGGGTGTCGCATGTTCTATCACGGAAGACAAGGTCGCCGCAAGGATGGAGTTCTTGAGGAGCACTCTTGGTTGCTCCATGGACAAGGTGCGTGTTGCGGTTCGCAACAAGCCACACATTCTAGGAATATCCGAGGAGAAACTCCGTCTCAAGATAGAGTTCATGGTCAATGAGGTTGGATTGGATCCAGAGTACATTGTTGAGAGGCCCATGCTGTTTACCTACAGCCTGGAGAAGCGGATGAAACCCCGGTATTATGTCGCAAAGATCCTGCAGGCTAAGGGACTGATGAAGAAAAGTGTCGGCTTCCGGCGATTAGTTGGCTATGGTGAGGATAATTTCATTGCGACATACATGGACAGTCATCAGGACACTGTTCCTGGGCTTGCAGATGCTTATGCAGCAGCTCGGGCTGGGGAAATGCTTCTGATGTCCAGCTTTGAAAGCAGACATTGA
- the LOC125553641 gene encoding F-box protein At4g22280-like — protein sequence MPRPQEGNKRAALARGEGIIGALPDDLLQHVLSFLPAQQAVRTCVLARRWRGLWKSATSLRITGVHESEVTPVQELREFVNHLLLLRCRAPIDTCELRFAVVSDDDVPRVSLWIRHIMLCQVRLLRLDISRDGYGVYFYVDNLPLASQHLTRLELIDTGLNDSFLDFAGCPVLEDLVIINGCFVHVRRISSKSLKRLAIADSSFNQHARTRIYAPSLVSLRLEDNWDRTPVLDSMPSLKAAFVRFIKESVDRCFYSDSWDCHNEDCQGCYDLQAVNSHDSVLLKGLSEAENLTLIDEHDTFIFRRDLIWCPTFSKLKTLLLNEYWCVPDDFRALAFILEHSPFLEILTLQFFSKGPNHKVEIKGGYNAVETSAAISKHLKAVEVKCNSVDAEVLKILKFLGTLNICF from the exons ATGCCTCGGCCGCAAGAAGGCAACAAGAGGGCCGCTCTGGCCCGCGGCGAGGGCATCATCGGCGCCCTACCGGACGATCTCCTGCAGCACGTGCTCTCCTTCCTCCCGGCGCAGCAGGCCGTGCGGACCTGCGTGCTCGCCCGGCGCTGGCGCGGCCTCTGGAAATCCGCCACAAGCCTGCGCATCACCGGTGTCCATGAGTCGGAGGTGACGCCCGTCCAGGAGCTCCGCGAGTTTGTGAACCACCTTCTGCTCCTTCGCTGTCGAGCGCCGATCGACACGTGCGAGCTCAGGTTCGCCGTGGTCTCCGACGACGACGTGCCCCGTGTGAGCCTCTGGATCCGGCACATTATGCTCTGCCAAGTTCGGCTGCTCCGGCTCGATATCTCTCGGGACGGCTATGGTGTTTACTTTTACGTAGACAACCTGCCTCTTGCCTCTCAGCATCTGACGAGGCTAGAGCTCATTGACACAGGGTTAAACGACAGCTTCCTCGATTTTGCCGGCTGTCCGGTGCTGGAAGATCTAGTAATCATCAATGGCTGTTTCGTCCATGTCAGGAGGATCTCTTCAAAGTCTCTAAAACGCCTGGCCATTGCTGATAGCAGTTTCAATCAGCATGCCCGTACTCGTATTTACGCTCCAAGTCTCGTTTCTCTACGACTCGAGGACAACTGGGACAGGACTCCTGTGCTTGACAGCATGCCGTCGTTGAAGGCTGCATTCGTCAGATTTATCAAAGAATCTGTGGACAGGTGTTTTTATTCCGACTCTTGGGATTGCCACAACGAGGACTGTCAAGGTTGTTACGATCTACAGGCTGTTAACTCTCATGACTCGGTGCTTCTCAAAGGTTTATCAGAGGCTGAGAATTTGACATTGATAGATGAACATGACACG TTTATTTTCAGAAGGGATTTGATATGGTGCCCTACATTTAGTAAGTTAAAGACCTTGTTACTCAATGAATACTGGTGCGTGCCTGACGACTTCCGCGCACTAGCTTTTATTCTTGAACACTCACCATTTCTGGAGATTCTCACTCTTCAGTTCTTTTCCAAG GGACCTAATCATAAAGTGGAAATAAAAGGAGGTTACAATGCAGTGGAGACCTCAGCTGCAATATCAAAACATCTTAAGGCAGTCGAAGTCAAATGTAACTCGGTTGATGCGGAGGTTCTCAAAATTTTGAAGTTCCTTGGTACACTTAACATAT GTTTCTAG